From the Homo sapiens chromosome 1, GRCh38.p14 Primary Assembly genome, one window contains:
- the B3GALT6 gene encoding beta-1,3-galactosyltransferase 6 precursor, producing the protein MKLLRRAWRRRAALGLGTLALCGAALLYLARCAAEPGDPRAMSGRSPPPPAPARAAAFLAVLVASAPRAAERRSVIRSTWLARRGAPGDVWARFAVGTAGLGAEERRALEREQARHGDLLLLPALRDAYENLTAKVLAMLAWLDEHVAFEFVLKADDDSFARLDALLAELRAREPARRRRLYWGFFSGRGRVKPGGRWREAAWQLCDYYLPYALGGGYVLSADLVHYLRLSRDYLRAWHSEDVSLGAWLAPVDVQREHDPRFDTEYRSRGCSNQYLVTHKQSLEDMLEKHATLAREGRLCKREVQLRLSYVYDWSAPPSQCCQRREGIP; encoded by the coding sequence ATGAAGCTGCTGCGGCGGGCGTGGCGGCGGCGGGCGGCGCTAGGCCTGGGCACGCTGGCGCTGTGCGGGGCGGCGCTGCTCTACCTGGCGCGCTGCGCGGCCGAGCCCGGGGACCCCAGGGCGATGTCGGGCCGCAGCCCGCCTCCCCCCGCGCCCGCGCGCGCCGCCGCCTTCCTGGCAGTGCTGGTGGCCAGCGCGCCCCGCGCCGCCGAGCGCCGCAGCGTGATCCGCAGCACGTGGCTTGCGCGGCGCGGGGCCCCGGGCGACGTGTGGGCGCGCTTTGCCGTGGGCACGGCCGGCCTGGGCGCCGAGGAGCGGCGCGCCCTGGAGCGGGAGCAGGCGCGGCACGGGGACCTGCTGCTGCTGCCCGCGCTGCGCGACGCCTACGAAAACCTCACGGCCAAGGTGCTGGCCATGCTGGCCTGGCTGGACGAGCACGTGGCCTTCGAGTTCGTGCTCAAGGCGGACGACGACTCCTTCGCGCGGCTGGACGCGCTGCTGGCCGAGCTGCGCGCCCGCGAGCCcgcgcgccgccgccgcctctaCTGGGGCTTCTTCTCGGGCCGCGGCCGCGTCAAGCCGGGGGGGCGCTGGCGCGAGGCCGCCTGGCAACTCTGCGACTACTACCTGCCCTACGCGCTGGGCGGCGGCTACGTGCTCTCGGCCGACCTGGTGCACTACCTGCGCCTCAGCCGCGACTACCTGCGCGCCTGGCACAGCGAGGACGTGTCTCTGGGCGCCTGGCTGGCGCCGGTGGACGTCCAGCGGGAGCACGACCCGCGCTTCGACACCGAATACCGGTCCCGCGGCTGCAGCAACCAGTACCTGGTGACGCACAAGCAGAGCCTGGAGGACATGCTGGAGAAGCACGCGACGCTGGCGCGCGAGGGCCGCCTGTGCAAGCGCGAGGTGCAGCTGCGCCTGTCCTACGTGTACGACTGGTCCGCGCCGCCCTCGCAGTGCTGCCAGAGAAGGGAGGGCATCCCCTGA